A region from the Nostoc sp. HK-01 genome encodes:
- a CDS encoding stress induced hydrophobic peptide has translation MDLIRILAAIFIPPLGVFLQVGLGKDFWINILLTFLGYIPGIVHAVWVIARK, from the coding sequence ATGGACTTAATTAGAATTTTAGCGGCGATTTTTATCCCACCGTTGGGAGTATTTCTACAAGTAGGTTTGGGGAAAGATTTTTGGATTAATATCCTTTTGACTTTTTTGGGGTATATCCCAGGGATTGTACACGCGGTGTGGGTAATCGCTAGAAAATAA
- a CDS encoding tryptophan synthase beta subunit: MTTTPLSPNSSTTAQVPDTQGRFGRFGGKYVPETLMPALAELEIAYQQYRNAPEFQAELQQLLRDYVGRATPLYFAERLTAHYARPDGTGAQIYLKREDLNHTGAHKINNALGQVLLAKRMGKQRIIAETGAGQHGVATATVCARFGLECVIYMGVHDMERQALNVFRMRLMGAEVRPVEAGTGTLKDATSEAIRDWVTNVETTHYILGSVAGPHPYPMMVRDFHAVIGQETRAQALEKWGGLPDILMACVGGGSNAMGLFYEFVNEPSVRLIGVEAAGEGVNTDKHAATLTKGQIGVLHGAMSYLLQDEDGQVTEAHSISAGLDYPGVGPEHSYLKDINRAEYYSVTDAEALAAFQKLSRLEGIIPALETSHAIAYLETLCPQLSGSPRIIINCSGRGDKDVQTVAKFLT, from the coding sequence GTGACTACTACTCCCCTTTCTCCAAATTCTTCCACAACTGCTCAGGTTCCCGATACACAAGGACGCTTTGGACGCTTTGGCGGTAAGTACGTCCCGGAAACGCTGATGCCCGCTTTAGCTGAACTAGAAATAGCTTATCAGCAATATCGTAATGCTCCAGAGTTTCAAGCAGAACTTCAACAACTCCTGCGAGATTATGTAGGACGCGCTACACCGTTGTATTTTGCTGAACGTTTGACTGCTCATTATGCCCGACCTGATGGTACGGGGGCGCAGATTTATTTGAAGCGAGAAGATTTAAATCATACAGGCGCACACAAAATTAATAATGCCTTGGGTCAGGTATTATTAGCCAAGCGTATGGGTAAACAGCGAATTATTGCCGAAACTGGTGCTGGACAGCATGGAGTCGCGACAGCCACAGTTTGCGCCCGGTTTGGCTTAGAATGCGTGATTTATATGGGTGTTCATGATATGGAACGCCAAGCCCTGAACGTATTTAGAATGCGGCTGATGGGGGCAGAAGTCCGTCCGGTGGAGGCGGGTACAGGTACGCTCAAAGATGCAACTTCAGAAGCAATTCGGGATTGGGTGACGAATGTTGAAACAACTCACTACATCCTCGGTTCTGTAGCAGGCCCCCATCCTTACCCAATGATGGTGCGAGATTTTCACGCGGTGATTGGACAAGAAACTCGCGCCCAGGCGTTAGAAAAGTGGGGCGGTTTACCTGATATTCTCATGGCTTGTGTGGGTGGTGGTTCCAATGCAATGGGGCTGTTTTATGAATTCGTCAATGAGCCATCTGTGCGGTTAATTGGGGTAGAGGCTGCTGGCGAAGGTGTGAATACAGATAAACACGCTGCCACCTTGACAAAAGGACAAATAGGTGTGTTGCATGGAGCGATGAGCTATCTGCTGCAAGATGAAGATGGACAAGTAACTGAGGCGCACTCAATTAGTGCTGGGTTAGATTATCCCGGTGTAGGGCCAGAACACAGTTATTTAAAAGATATTAATCGGGCAGAATATTATAGTGTGACAGATGCCGAAGCTTTAGCAGCATTCCAAAAACTGTCTCGCTTAGAAGGGATTATTCCAGCATTAGAAACATCCCATGCGATCGCCTATCTCGAAACTCTCTGTCCACAACTTAGCGGTAGTCCTCGAATTATCATCAACTGTTCTGGACGCGGTGACAAAGATGTGCAAACAGTTGCTAAATTTTTAACTTAG
- a CDS encoding ATPase, whose translation MQPTNPNQFTEKAWEAIAHTPDIAKQYHQQQIESEHLLKALLEQEGLASSILTKAGANLQKVRDRTDQFLQRQPRVSGTSSSVFLGRSLDTLLDRADNYRKDFKDEYISIEHLLLGYAKDDRFGKGLLQEFGLDEGKLKNIIKQIRGSQKVTDQNPEGKYEALEKYGRDLTEAARKGQLDPVIGRDDEIRRTVQILSRRTKNNPVLIGEPGVGKTAIAEGLAQRIVAGDVPQSLKDRKLIALDMGALIAGAKFRGEFEERLKAVLKEVTESGGNIVLFIDEIHTVVGAGATQGAMDAGNLLKPMLARGELRCIGATTLDEYRKYIEKDAALERRFQQVYVDQPSAEDTISILRGLRERYENHHGVKISDSALVAAATLSSRYISDRFLPDKAIDLVDEAAARLKMEITSKPEELDEIDRKILQLEMEKLSLQKESDAASRERLGRLEKEIADFKEEQRTLSTQWQSEKDIINKIQSVKKEIERVNLEIQQAERNYDLNRAAELKYGNLTDLHRKLELAESELANAQRSGKSLLREEVTESDIAEVISKWTGIPISKLVESEKEKLLHLEDELHQRVVGQDEAVTAVADAIQRSRAGLADPNRPIASFIFLGPTGVGKTELAKALAGYMFDTEEALVRIDMSEYMEKHAVSRLIGAPPGYVGYEEGGQLTEAIRRRPYSVILFDEIEKAHPDVFNIFLQILDDGRVTDAQGHTVDFKNSIIIMTSNIGSQFILDIAGDNARYDEMRHRVMEAMRNSFRPEFLNRIDELIIFHSLDKKELRHIVQLQVGRLRERLSDRKISLKLSDAALDFLAEVGYDPVFGARPLKRAIQRELETQIAKAILRGEFHDGDTIFVDVQNERLAFSRLPVEVFSS comes from the coding sequence ATGCAACCTACTAATCCTAACCAATTTACCGAAAAAGCCTGGGAAGCGATCGCCCACACGCCAGATATTGCTAAACAATATCACCAACAACAAATTGAAAGCGAACACCTGCTCAAAGCACTGCTAGAACAAGAAGGTTTAGCCAGCAGTATTTTAACCAAAGCAGGTGCGAATCTGCAAAAAGTCCGCGATCGCACTGATCAATTTCTCCAACGTCAGCCAAGGGTATCTGGTACGAGTAGTTCTGTGTTTTTGGGACGCAGTTTAGATACCCTGTTAGATAGGGCTGATAACTATCGCAAAGATTTTAAAGACGAATATATTTCTATTGAACATTTATTGCTGGGTTATGCCAAAGATGACCGTTTTGGCAAAGGTCTACTCCAAGAATTCGGTTTAGACGAAGGCAAGCTGAAAAACATTATTAAACAAATTCGTGGGAGCCAGAAAGTGACCGACCAAAATCCAGAAGGTAAATACGAAGCACTGGAAAAATATGGACGTGACCTCACAGAAGCCGCCCGCAAAGGTCAACTTGATCCGGTGATTGGGCGAGATGATGAGATTCGCCGGACTGTGCAGATTCTCTCCCGCCGTACCAAAAATAACCCAGTGTTGATTGGGGAACCTGGGGTGGGTAAAACTGCGATCGCCGAAGGACTCGCTCAACGCATCGTTGCGGGTGATGTTCCCCAATCTCTCAAAGACCGCAAGCTAATTGCTTTGGATATGGGTGCTTTGATTGCGGGCGCAAAATTCCGGGGTGAATTTGAAGAACGCCTCAAAGCAGTCTTAAAAGAAGTTACCGAATCTGGCGGTAATATAGTTTTATTTATTGATGAAATTCATACTGTTGTCGGCGCGGGTGCAACCCAAGGGGCGATGGATGCGGGTAACTTGTTAAAACCAATGTTGGCGCGGGGTGAGTTGCGTTGTATTGGGGCGACAACTTTAGATGAGTATCGCAAATATATCGAAAAAGATGCCGCTTTAGAAAGACGCTTCCAGCAAGTTTATGTCGATCAGCCCAGCGCTGAAGATACGATTTCGATTTTGCGTGGCTTGCGGGAACGCTACGAAAACCACCACGGCGTGAAGATTTCCGATAGTGCTTTGGTGGCTGCGGCAACATTATCGAGTCGGTATATTAGCGATCGCTTTTTACCAGATAAAGCCATTGACTTGGTAGACGAAGCCGCTGCTAGGTTGAAGATGGAGATTACCTCCAAACCCGAAGAACTCGACGAAATTGATCGCAAGATTCTCCAATTAGAAATGGAGAAACTATCTTTGCAAAAAGAAAGCGATGCAGCTTCTCGTGAACGGTTGGGACGACTAGAAAAAGAAATTGCTGATTTTAAAGAAGAACAAAGAACTCTCAGCACTCAATGGCAGTCTGAAAAAGATATCATCAACAAAATTCAGTCTGTTAAAAAAGAAATTGAACGGGTGAATTTAGAAATTCAGCAAGCAGAACGCAACTACGATCTCAACCGCGCCGCAGAATTGAAATATGGGAATTTAACTGATTTACATCGCAAACTAGAATTAGCGGAAAGTGAATTAGCTAACGCCCAAAGAAGCGGTAAATCTCTACTGCGGGAAGAAGTCACCGAATCTGATATTGCGGAAGTAATTTCTAAATGGACAGGGATTCCTATCAGTAAGTTGGTGGAATCGGAGAAAGAAAAACTACTGCATTTAGAAGACGAACTGCATCAGCGGGTAGTTGGACAAGATGAAGCCGTGACAGCAGTAGCCGATGCAATTCAGCGATCGCGTGCGGGATTGGCTGATCCGAATCGTCCCATCGCTAGTTTTATTTTCCTTGGCCCTACAGGTGTGGGTAAAACCGAGTTAGCCAAGGCCTTGGCGGGATATATGTTCGACACCGAAGAAGCACTGGTGCGAATTGATATGTCTGAGTACATGGAAAAACACGCCGTGTCTCGCTTAATTGGTGCGCCTCCTGGATATGTCGGTTATGAAGAAGGCGGACAACTCACGGAAGCGATTCGTCGTCGTCCATACTCAGTAATTTTGTTCGACGAAATTGAGAAAGCACATCCTGATGTATTTAATATCTTCCTGCAAATTCTCGATGATGGACGCGTCACCGATGCCCAAGGTCATACTGTAGACTTCAAGAATTCAATTATTATCATGACCAGCAACATCGGTTCCCAGTTCATTCTGGATATTGCTGGAGATAACGCTCGTTATGACGAAATGCGTCATCGAGTCATGGAGGCGATGCGGAATAGTTTCCGTCCAGAATTCCTCAACCGCATTGATGAGTTGATCATCTTCCACAGTTTAGATAAAAAAGAACTGCGGCATATTGTACAGTTGCAAGTCGGTAGATTAAGAGAAAGATTGAGCGATCGCAAAATATCTCTCAAACTCTCCGATGCGGCGCTTGATTTCTTAGCAGAAGTCGGTTATGACCCCGTATTTGGCGCACGTCCACTCAAACGCGCCATTCAACGCGAGTTAGAAACACAAATTGCCAAAGCCATCCTGCGCGGTGAATTTCACGACGGCGACACCATCTTTGTCGATGTGCAGAATGAACGCTTGGCGTTTAGTCGCTTACCTGTGGAAGTATTCAGCAGCTAA
- a CDS encoding two-component response regulator, with protein MNSNHSGKRKILIADDDDDSRAMLSFLLEEEGWEVREAKNGEEALEIVIKEQPDLLILDNRMPKLTGVEVYKHLQAQEIKIAVVLATAHGYLDELASSLGIAHFISKPYDIPELLKTIESAYKNS; from the coding sequence ATGAACAGTAATCATTCAGGGAAGCGCAAAATACTAATTGCAGACGATGACGATGATAGTCGAGCGATGCTGAGTTTTCTTTTAGAAGAGGAAGGTTGGGAAGTCAGGGAAGCAAAGAATGGTGAAGAAGCTCTAGAAATCGTGATCAAAGAGCAGCCAGATTTATTAATTTTAGATAATAGAATGCCAAAACTCACAGGAGTTGAAGTATATAAGCACCTCCAAGCACAAGAGATAAAAATAGCCGTCGTGTTAGCCACAGCACATGGTTATCTAGACGAATTAGCTTCTTCCTTGGGAATTGCTCATTTTATTTCTAAACCCTATGACATTCCAGAGTTGTTAAAAACTATTGAGTCTGCTTACAAAAATTCTTGA
- a CDS encoding glycosyl transferase family protein produces the protein MRSGLIPERMSEENGVISANVPAVSVVVPVRDEVESLPHLLEAIASTLSDSQISYEIICVDDGSTDGSAEFLKAQAQSRSDLKAVILRRNYGQTAAMSAGFNYAVGKAVVTLDADLQNDPADIPMLLAKLDEGYDLVSGWRQKRQDGAVNRLLPSKIANWLIRRTTSVYIHDYGCSLKAYRSELVADMHLYGELHRFLPALAYIEGARITEMPVRHHARRFGRSKYGISRTFRVLMDLLTILFMKKFLTRPMHVFGLLGLISMALGVGIGIYLTFVKFALGEMIGNRPLLILAVLLLVTGVQLFCFGLLAELLMRTYHESQGRPIYRVREVVENKNNPT, from the coding sequence ATGAGGAGTGGGTTGATTCCAGAGAGAATGAGTGAGGAAAATGGGGTGATTTCCGCAAATGTACCAGCAGTATCGGTAGTAGTGCCAGTGCGTGACGAAGTGGAGAGTTTACCACATTTATTAGAGGCGATCGCATCTACTTTATCTGATAGTCAAATTAGTTATGAAATCATCTGTGTTGATGATGGTTCCACAGATGGTTCGGCGGAATTTCTCAAAGCACAAGCGCAAAGTCGCAGTGATTTAAAGGCGGTAATTCTGCGACGCAATTACGGACAAACCGCAGCTATGTCTGCTGGGTTTAACTATGCGGTGGGTAAAGCCGTTGTCACTTTAGATGCTGACTTGCAAAATGATCCGGCTGATATCCCGATGCTATTGGCAAAGTTAGATGAAGGTTACGATTTGGTTAGCGGTTGGCGGCAAAAACGCCAAGATGGGGCAGTAAATCGCTTACTTCCTTCTAAAATCGCTAACTGGCTGATTCGGCGCACTACTAGCGTTTATATTCATGACTACGGCTGTTCCCTCAAAGCCTATCGCTCAGAATTAGTGGCAGATATGCACCTCTATGGGGAATTGCACCGCTTTTTGCCAGCCCTGGCTTATATTGAAGGCGCAAGAATTACAGAAATGCCTGTACGTCACCACGCGAGGCGATTTGGTCGGAGTAAATACGGCATCTCGCGGACTTTTCGGGTGTTAATGGATTTATTAACTATTTTGTTTATGAAAAAGTTCCTCACCCGCCCGATGCACGTTTTTGGGTTGTTGGGTTTGATTTCGATGGCTTTGGGTGTGGGGATAGGAATTTATTTGACTTTCGTCAAGTTTGCATTGGGTGAAATGATCGGTAATCGTCCGTTGCTAATTTTGGCAGTTTTATTATTAGTAACTGGTGTACAACTATTTTGCTTTGGTTTGTTGGCAGAGTTGTTGATGCGTACTTACCATGAATCTCAAGGACGACCTATCTATCGAGTGCGGGAAGTAGTTGAAAATAAAAATAACCCAACTTGA
- a CDS encoding NLP/P60 protein, which yields MLSNSESQIFNLTASEYQCLAHLNLYDSPGCTGLATQAAAGRHLQVTSNHQDTAVEVYLCEDDYPGWVSFADLGLLQPATVHYQAATLAETEIKKLLPKVIAFAQKAMEQPNEYLWGGTVGPNYDCSGLMQAAFVSVGIWLPRDAYQQEAFVQPIQLSELVLGDLVFFGTPEKATHVGLYLGDGAYIHSSGKAQGRNGIGIDVLSEQGDAVSRSYYQQLRGAGRVVKSYEPKRI from the coding sequence ATGCTCTCTAATTCAGAATCCCAAATCTTCAATTTGACCGCATCTGAATACCAGTGTCTCGCTCACCTCAACTTATACGATTCTCCAGGATGTACGGGCTTGGCAACTCAAGCTGCTGCTGGGCGACATTTACAGGTAACATCAAATCATCAGGATACAGCGGTTGAGGTGTATTTATGTGAGGATGATTATCCAGGCTGGGTGTCGTTTGCTGATTTAGGTTTATTACAACCTGCTACTGTACATTATCAAGCTGCAACATTGGCGGAAACTGAAATTAAAAAACTACTTCCCAAAGTGATTGCTTTTGCTCAAAAAGCTATGGAACAACCTAATGAGTATCTTTGGGGTGGGACAGTGGGGCCAAATTATGACTGTTCTGGCTTGATGCAGGCGGCGTTTGTCTCGGTGGGGATTTGGCTACCAAGAGATGCTTATCAACAAGAAGCCTTTGTTCAACCAATCCAGTTGTCAGAATTAGTACTAGGAGATTTAGTATTTTTCGGCACACCAGAAAAAGCGACTCATGTCGGGCTTTATTTGGGTGATGGTGCTTATATTCATAGTTCAGGAAAGGCACAAGGACGGAATGGAATTGGGATTGATGTTCTTTCGGAACAGGGAGATGCGGTGAGTCGGTCATATTATCAGCAACTACGCGGTGCTGGCAGAGTTGTGAAAAGTTACGAACCAAAGAGGATTTGA
- a CDS encoding general substrate transporter: MFFASPLKAFNTFDTDLRRNLLILFAAGLLFWSSTAAFLPTLPLYIQDVGGSKQEIGIVMGGFAIGLLLFRPMLGKLADKRGRKLVLLIGTAVAAIAPFGYLVFTSIPLLFWLRIFHGISIAAFTTGYTALVADLAPVAIRGEIISYMSLTAPIGLAVGPAIGGYLQETSGYSRLFLFTATIAFIGLLCASQVINPPLNSQHQSERQNSNFWQILASPRVRVPALVVLLVGTSVGAVHIFVSLFIKSTEVSFNGGWFFTVSAISSFTIRVFAGRASDRFGRGLFITFGIAAYTLACVLLWQANSTNAFLISAIAEGCGGGTMISMITTMMADRSLPQERGQIFAICMAGFDLGIAIAAPIFGYVSEFVGYRNMFAYSATLTFLALLIFLTLSNKSLTNSLRFALGRGEDAFSLNNIN; this comes from the coding sequence GTGTTCTTTGCATCTCCCTTGAAAGCTTTTAATACATTTGATACTGACCTGCGGCGAAACCTGCTGATTTTATTTGCGGCAGGTTTGTTATTCTGGTCAAGCACGGCTGCTTTTTTACCGACGCTACCGCTATACATTCAAGATGTGGGTGGTAGTAAGCAAGAAATTGGCATAGTTATGGGTGGCTTTGCCATTGGGTTACTGCTGTTTCGTCCGATGCTGGGCAAACTAGCAGATAAACGGGGACGTAAACTTGTTTTATTAATTGGGACAGCAGTAGCTGCGATCGCACCTTTTGGCTATTTAGTCTTTACATCTATCCCCTTATTATTCTGGCTGCGGATTTTTCATGGAATTAGCATTGCAGCTTTTACTACTGGTTACACTGCTTTGGTAGCTGATTTAGCGCCTGTAGCCATTCGTGGAGAAATTATTAGTTATATGAGTTTAACGGCTCCCATTGGTTTAGCTGTGGGGCCAGCAATTGGTGGATATTTACAAGAAACTTCTGGCTACTCACGTTTATTTTTGTTTACCGCCACAATCGCTTTCATTGGACTATTGTGCGCATCACAAGTTATCAACCCACCATTAAATTCACAACACCAATCGGAACGCCAAAACAGTAACTTTTGGCAAATCTTGGCTAGTCCAAGGGTGAGAGTTCCTGCATTAGTGGTGTTACTCGTGGGTACATCTGTTGGTGCTGTGCATATCTTTGTGTCGTTATTTATTAAATCTACTGAAGTAAGTTTCAATGGTGGCTGGTTTTTCACCGTTTCTGCCATTTCTAGTTTTACAATCAGGGTGTTTGCTGGTCGAGCCAGCGATCGCTTCGGTCGAGGTTTGTTTATTACCTTTGGGATTGCGGCTTATACTTTGGCTTGTGTATTACTATGGCAGGCTAACAGCACCAATGCTTTTTTAATCTCTGCGATCGCTGAAGGCTGCGGTGGTGGCACAATGATTTCTATGATTACAACAATGATGGCAGACCGTTCACTACCCCAAGAACGTGGACAAATATTTGCTATTTGTATGGCTGGATTTGATTTGGGAATTGCGATCGCTGCGCCTATATTTGGCTATGTCAGTGAGTTTGTCGGATACCGCAATATGTTTGCTTATAGTGCCACCTTAACTTTTTTAGCACTACTAATTTTCCTCACCCTATCCAACAAAAGTCTTACTAATTCCTTACGTTTTGCTCTGGGTCGTGGTGAAGATGCCTTTTCGTTGAATAATATTAATTAG
- a CDS encoding allergen V5/Tpx-1 family protein: MIQNKISSAGVATLALIGGVTAFSTPVQTATLQQPKMSDHSIQLAQSTVNTATLELAVFNQINQYRASLGLPALSRNSTIDNQARIHSQNMAQGRVAFGHDGFGARIQAIAVTIPYSAAAENVAYNQGYRDPATQAVQGWLRSSGHLANIKGNYNLTGVGMAVNSRGAVYFTQIFIRTR, translated from the coding sequence ATGATTCAGAATAAAATATCCAGTGCTGGTGTAGCAACTCTAGCCTTGATTGGAGGCGTAACCGCTTTTTCTACACCAGTTCAAACTGCTACCTTGCAACAACCTAAAATGTCAGACCATAGCATCCAACTGGCACAATCAACTGTGAATACTGCGACATTAGAACTAGCAGTATTCAACCAAATTAATCAATATCGAGCTTCTCTTGGTCTACCAGCGTTAAGCCGTAATTCAACTATTGACAATCAAGCCAGGATTCACAGTCAAAACATGGCTCAGGGGCGAGTTGCATTTGGTCATGATGGTTTTGGCGCAAGAATTCAAGCGATCGCTGTTACTATTCCCTATAGCGCAGCAGCAGAAAATGTAGCTTACAACCAAGGATATAGAGATCCTGCAACCCAAGCCGTGCAAGGTTGGCTGAGAAGTTCAGGACATTTGGCTAATATCAAAGGTAATTACAACCTCACTGGTGTTGGTATGGCGGTAAATAGCAGAGGTGCGGTTTACTTCACCCAAATATTTATCCGCACACGATAG
- a CDS encoding molybdenum cofactor biosynthesis protein C, with amino-acid sequence MQDYSPKNFSAELTHLDSQGQAQMVDVSGKASTVRQAVAVARVRMLPETLNAIQAGNTPKGDVLATARIAGIMAAKQTANLIPLCHPLPLQKVAVEITPDSQLPGYHIQATVKTNAETGVEMEALTAVSVAALTLYDMAKALEKSIQIESIHLISKTGGKSGDYSASEL; translated from the coding sequence ATGCAAGACTATTCTCCAAAAAATTTTTCTGCCGAGTTAACCCATCTAGATTCCCAAGGGCAAGCACAGATGGTAGATGTTTCTGGCAAAGCGTCCACAGTCCGCCAAGCTGTGGCTGTGGCGAGAGTGCGGATGCTGCCAGAAACTTTAAATGCTATTCAGGCTGGCAATACTCCTAAAGGTGATGTGTTAGCCACGGCGAGGATAGCAGGGATTATGGCTGCCAAACAAACAGCGAATTTAATTCCCTTGTGTCATCCCCTACCATTGCAAAAAGTTGCTGTGGAAATTACCCCCGATTCCCAATTACCTGGTTATCACATCCAAGCTACCGTTAAAACCAACGCTGAAACTGGTGTGGAAATGGAAGCTTTAACCGCCGTTTCTGTAGCAGCGTTGACTTTATACGATATGGCGAAAGCCTTAGAAAAGTCGATTCAAATTGAATCGATTCATTTAATTAGTAAAACTGGTGGGAAATCAGGAGATTACTCCGCATCAGAACTATAG
- a CDS encoding translation initiation factor SUI1, giving the protein MSASKSNSSDKKFVYQEFGNDNSAATERPIQELPPQQQNLRIQATRTGRKGKTVTVITGFQCKPETLADLVKQLKTQCGTGGTVKEDTIEIQGEHKQKILEIVTKLGYKAKLSGG; this is encoded by the coding sequence ATGTCTGCTTCTAAATCCAACTCGTCTGATAAAAAGTTTGTCTACCAAGAATTCGGTAACGATAACTCCGCCGCTACCGAAAGACCAATTCAAGAACTCCCGCCGCAACAACAAAATCTGAGAATCCAAGCGACTCGCACCGGACGCAAGGGCAAAACAGTCACCGTGATTACTGGCTTTCAATGCAAGCCGGAAACTTTAGCAGATTTAGTCAAACAGTTGAAAACTCAATGCGGTACTGGTGGGACAGTCAAAGAAGACACCATTGAAATTCAAGGCGAACACAAGCAAAAGATTTTGGAGATTGTTACCAAACTAGGTTACAAAGCTAAACTCAGTGGTGGTTGA